The following nucleotide sequence is from Kiritimatiellia bacterium.
GGATCCCAGGTAGACCGGCACGGCCGCCTGTTCACGGGCCAGCGTATACCCTACATAGCCCTTGTCCCGGTCGTTCAGCAGCCGGAAAAAGGGGTACGGCTCGGTGATCTTCTGCCCGTTGACCAGAAGATGCGGCGGCTCGATGCCCACCGTTTCGGCCGGCAGCCCGGCCATGCGCTTGATGTAAAACGAGTTCGGCCGGATGTTGGGATAGCGGATCCCGTCGGTGCTGAACACCGTGATATCGCCCCGGCGCGGCCGTGAGAAATTGTACCGGATCTTGTTCACGAAAATATGGTCGCCCAGCCTGACCCGGCCGGACGCCAGCACCTGCCCCTTGGCCACAAGTTCGCCGGGCTTAAACGCCAGCGTCAGGCCCTTGCGCACCGGGTGCGGTACGTTTTGGATATAAAACACCAGGTGCTCTTCCTCGTTGGCGAACTCGTTGCCGACCTGGCCGGATACCTTCGCCCGGACCTCCGTGTACCGTTCGCCGAACAGCGCCAGCGGAACCAGGTTGAGCGGGAAACGGTCGTACCAATTCGGCGCAAACTGCTGGGACACGGTGATGCCGTAGAGCGTCGGCTGCATCGAGCCGGTCGGGATCTTGAACGGCTGTATGAAATAGGTCCGGAATCCCATGGCCACGGCGAGCGCCACCGTAATGATCTCCACGTATTCCGTCACCTTGGCGAAGCGCCGCGGCGGGTTCAGGCGCAGGATGTACTCGGATAACGTCTCCGCCGCTTCCTCCACGGCCTCCGGCTCGCGGCGCTTCCAGGCCTGCTTCAGATCCTCGGTCCGCCGGCGGAGTTCCTCGATCTGCCCCGACTCCAGGAGGTCGCCCCGGACGTGGATGACGTGCCGGGACTCCTGCACCAGGTGGTGCACCCACTGACGGTACCGCCGGTATTGAAAAAGGTTCATGGTCCCTTGCCTAGTCGCTGGTCTTCAGCACCGAGATGAACGCCTCCTGCGGGATGCTGACCTGGCCGATCTGCTTGAGCTTCTTCTTGCCTTCCTTCTGCCGCTCCAGCAGTTTCCGCTTTCGCGTCACGTCGCCGCCGTAGCACTTGGCGGTCACGTCCTTCCGGAACGCGCGAACGGTCTCGCGGGCGATGATCTTCTTGTTGATCGCCGCCTGGATGGCGATGGAAAACATGTGCGGCGGAATCTGCTCCCGGAGCGACTTGCAGATCTGCCGGCCGCGGTACTCGGCCTTGGAGCGGTGCACGATGGCCGCGAAGGCCTCGACGACCTCGCCGTGCACCAGGATGTCCAGCTTCACCAGGTCGGATTCCCGGTATCCCGCGTGCTCATAGTCCATGGAGGCGTAGCCACGGCTGGCGCTCTTCAGCCGGTCGTAGAAATCGATCAGGATCTCGTTCAGCGGCACGCTGCACGTCAGCATGACGCGCCGGGTGTCGAGGGATTCCGTCTTCGTCACCTCTCCGCGCCGGTCCATGATCAACTGCATCATCTCCCCGATGTGCTCGTTGTGGCAGAGGATGAACGCCTTGATCATCGGCTCTTCGATGCGCTCGATCTTCGTCAGCTCCGGCAGGTGCGCGGGATTGTCCACCTCGGCCATCGTCCCGTCCGTCAGGTACACGCGGTAGATCACGCTCGGATACGTGGCGATGATGTCCACGTCGTATTCCCGGCGCAGGCGCTCCTGGACCACCTCCATGTGAAGCAGGCCGAGGAACCCGCAGCGGAACCCGAAGCCCAGCGCGGCCGAGGTTTCGGCCTGGTGGACGAAGGCGCTGTCGTTGAGGCTGAATTTCTCGATGCTGGCCCGGAGCTTCTCGTAGTCGTCCGACTGGACGGGGTAGAGCCCGGTGAAGACCATCGGGTGGAACTCCTTGAACCCGGGCAGCGCGGTCGGCGCGGGCCGGTCGGCGCGCGTGATTGTGTCGCCGATCTGGATATCCGACGCGTTCTTGATGTTGGCCATCAGGTAGCCGACCTCGCCCGGCTCGAGGGCCGGCCGGACGACCGGCTTCGGGGTGAAGATTCCGACCTCCTTGACCTCGTAGTCCCGGGCGATGCTCATCAGGCGGATGCGGTTCCCCGGGCTCAAGGCGCCGTCGAACATGCGCACGTAAATCACGCCGCCGCGGAACGCGTCGTATTCCGAGTCGAAGATCAGCGCGCGGGTGTGGATCTCGTCCTTCTCGACCGGCGGGGGAATCCGCTGGACGATGGCCTCGAGGACCTCCGCCACCCCCTGCCCCGTCTTGGCGCTGACCTGGAAGCTGTCCGCCATCGGGATAGCCAGGACCTCCTCGATCTGGTGCGCCACCGCCGCAACGTCGGCGTTCGGCATGTCGATCTTGTTGAGCACCGGGATGATCGGGATGCCGTGCTCCGCGGCGAGCAGCGTGTGGGCAACGGTTTGCGCCTCCACGCCCTGCGTCACGTCCACCACCAGCAACGCGCCCTCGCAGGCGGACAGGCTCCGGGAGACCTCGTAGGAAAAGTCCACGTGGCCGGGCGTGTCGATGAGGTTGAAGCAGTAGGTCTGCCCGTCCCGCGCCCTGTAATTCATGGTGACGGGATGGGCCTTGATCGTGATGCCCCGCTCGCGCTCGAGGTCCATGTCGTCGAGCACCTGGTCCCGGAACTGGCGTTTCTCGATGGTGCCGGTCAACTCGAGCATCCGGTCGGCGAGCGTGGATTTCCCGTGGTCGATGTGCGCGATGATGCAGAAGTTGCGGATGAGGGCGAGTTCGCTCATGGGTCAGCCTTCCCGCGCCAGGGCCGCTTGGATGGCCGCCCGCATGGAGTGAATCCGGTCCACCATGTCTCCTTCGGCCGTGTATAGCGAGCTCCCCACGAGGAAGATGTCCGCGCCGGCCGCGGCGCACCGGGCGGTGGTCTCGTCGTTCAGGCCGCCGTCCACGGAGAGCGCCAGGCCCGGCAGTGTCTCGCGCAGCCGCCGGATCTTCGGCAGCACCTCGTCCAGGAACGCCTGGCCGCCGAAACCGGGGTGGACGGTCATGCACAGGATCTCGTCCGCCAAGTCCCGGTACGGCAGGGCCGCCTCGGCAGGCGTCTCGGGATTGAGCGTCAGGCCGGCGCGGGCGCCGCGCTCCCGGATACGCCGCAGCAGCGGCGCCGGATCGCACCGGGCCTCGACGTGGACCAGCAGCGTGTTCGCCCCCGCGTCCAGGAAGGCGTCCGCCAGTTCGCCCGGCCGGGTCATCATCAGGTGGACGCTCAAGGGCAGCTTCGTGACGCGCCGCGCGGCGCGCACGACGTCCGGCCCCATGCTCAAGTTCGGCACGAAATGGCTGTCCATGATGTCCACGTGCAGGCCATCCGCGCCCGCCGATTCGGCCAGGCGGCAGGCTTCGGCCAGCCGGCCCATGTCGGCCGCCAGCAGCGAGGGCATGATCTGTATGGGGCGCCTTTTCATCCTGCACGGAATGAAGTCGTCACAAACTAGCGGAAGCCGCGGGCGGGGTCAAGACGGCCGGGAAGAGGCGTAGGTCACCTTCCAGAGAAAAAGCCCCTCCGGGGCGGCCGTCGGCACCCGGGCGGTCCTTGTTTTTGTGTCCAGGATCGTCCGGGCGGCCTCCGGCGGCAGTTCGCCGGAGCCCACCCGGATAAGGAACCCGGCCAGGCTCCGGACCATTTTGTAGAGGAACCCGTCGCCGCGCGCGACAAGGACGAGTTCCCTGCCGCGCCGCCGGACTTTCAGCTCGCGCAGGTGCCGCACGGTGCCGTCGATCTCCCGGTTCGGGTTCGCGGAGAAGGCGGCGAAATCATGACGCCCCACCAGCAGCGCGGCGGCCCGGGCCATGGCCCGGACGTCCAGTGGCGGCCGGACCTGCGCGCGGTAGCGCCGCAGCCACGGCGGCAGGACGGGGCCGTTCCAGATGAAGTAGCGGTATTCCTTTCCCGCGGCATCGTACCGGGCGTGGAAGTCCGGCGCGGTCTTCCGGATCGAGAACACGCGGATGTCCTCCCCGAGCAGCGCGTTGAAACCCAGCAGCAGCTTGCGCAGCACGACGGGTTTTTCGAGGTCGAAATGCGCCACCTGCTCGCGCGCGTGAACGCCCCGGTCCGTCCGGCCGCTGCTGTGAATCCGGACCGTCTCGCCGGTAAGCTCCTTCAGCGCGCGCTCGAGTTCGCCCTGCACGGTCCGGTGCGCCGGCTGCGCCTGCCAGCCGAAGCAGTCCGTGCCGTCGTAGCCGAGGAGCATTTTGTAACGCTGGAGGTCCTCTTTCATGAAAACAGGAATTGTAGCTCCGGCGCTCTGCCGCCGGAGCCGCTATTCATCCGCCGGCAGAGCGGCGGAACTACAGACGTTCCTGCGGCCCATGCGCATCCAGGTACCCCTGCAGCATGATCTGCGCCGCCATCTTGTCCAGCACCTCGCGCCGCCGCTTGCGGGAGGTTCCGGCCTCGATCAGCACCCGCTCGCCCGCCCGGCTGGACAACCGTTCGTCCCACGTGGTCACGGGGATCGCCGGCAGCCGGGCCTGGAGCTGCTTCACGAACTCCCGCACCTTCTCCGCCTGCGGCCCCGCCGTGCCGTTCATATTCAGCGGCAGGCCCACGACGATCCTGCCAATCTCCTTCTCCCGGCAGATTCGCTCGATCTCCGGCAACCCGCCGCCCTGCCCCGCGTCGAGAATGACGACCGGCGAGGCGATCATCTCCATCGGATCGCTCACCGCGACGCCGATCCGCTTGTCGCCGTGGTCCAGGCCGAGCACGCGCGGCATGTCACAGCACCTTGCCGTAGCGGCCCGCCTGCTTCATCTGGGCCACGAGCTTCTTCACGTCCTGGGCGCGGTCCTTTGAGCAGACCAGCGTGACGCCCTCGGCATGGACCACGATCAGGTCCCGCACGCCGACCAGCGCTGTCAGCCGCCCGTCGGAGACCACAACATTGTCCCGCGAGTCCACCGCCTCCAATTCGCCGCGCACGGCGTTATCGGCGCCGTCGCGCTTCAGGTACGCCGCCACCGCCGTCCACGAGCCCACGTCGTCCCAGGCAAACCGGCCGCGCGCCATCAGGATGTTGTCCGCCTTCTCCATGAGCGCGTAGTCGATGGAGATGCGATCGAGGGCGGCGTATTCCGTCTCGAGCGCCGCCGCCAGCTTCGGCCCGGGCGTTTTCCGGATTCGCGCCATCAGGTCCGCGAGGGCCGGCCTGTGCTTCCGGAACGCGCGCTCCAGCACGTCCGCCGACCAGATGAACATGCCGGAGTTCCAGTAGAACCGTCCCTCCGCGCAGTACCGGGTTGCGGTTTCCAGGTCGGGCTTTTCGACGAAACGACGCGCGGCCATGAATCCAATCCCGCCGCTCTCGCCCGCCGCCTCGCCGGCCTCGATGTAGCCATAGGCCGTACTCGGGCCCGCGGGCTGGATGCCGATCGTCAGCAGGACCTCCTCCGACTCCGCGCGCGCGAGGGCCGCGGCCAGCGTCCGGCGGAAGATATCCAGGTCGCCGATCACGTGGTCCGCCGTCAGCACGCAGAAGACGCCCATCGGGTTGCGGGCCTGGACCAGCGCCCCGCCCAGCGCGACGGCCGCCGCCGTGTCACGGCCGACCGGTTCGCCGATGAGGTTTTCGGCCGGCAGCACGGGACAGGCTTCCCGCGCCGCGCCGACCAGGTCCTTGTTCGTGATCACGAGAATGCGCTCCGGCGGGATCAGCCCCTCCAGCCGGTCGACGGCCTGGGCCAGCAGCGTTTTGTCGCCGGCCAGCGCGAGAAACTGCTTGGGCCGCTTCTCCGTGCTCAACGGCCAGAACCGCTCGCCCCGGCCGCCGGCCAGGATGACGGCATAATAATGATCCTTCACTTATACCTCCTTGACGGCCCGGGCCAGGCGGCCGGTCCAGCGGGCCGCGGCCTTTCGGCCGGCCGCCGTCCGCGGCGCGGCGGCGAAGCGGTTCACGATCGCGCTGCCGACCACCACGGCGTCCGCTTCGCACGCCGCCGCCCGGGCCTGCTCCGGCGTGGAGATGCCGAATCCCATCGCGACCGGCAGCCGCGTCCAGCGCCGGGTCCGCCGGATCAGCCCGAGGGCCGACGGCGCCAGCTGCTTCTGCATGCCCGTCACGCCCTCGCGCGACACGCAGTAGACAAAGCCCGACGCCAGCCCCACGATCTTCCGTATGCGCGCCGTCGGGCTGGTCGGGGTCACCAGGCAGATGTTGTTCAGGCCGACGCGGCGAAGGATTCGCGAGTACGGTTTCATTTCCTCCGCGGGCAGGTCGACAATCAGAAAGCCGTCCGCGCCGGCCTTTGCGGCTTGCCTCGCGGTGCGCTCGAAGCCGCGGGCGATCAGCGGATTCAGGTAACTGTACAGGATCAGGGGAATTTGACTCTTCCGACGGATTTGCTCGATGCATTTCAGAAGGCCGCTCCAGGTCGCGCCGGCCGCGAGCGCCCGCGTGGCCGCGTCCTGGTTCACCCGCCCGTCGGCCAGCGGATCGGAAAACGGCACGCCGAGTTCCACGATATCCGCCCCCGCCCCGGCCAGTTGGACGACCGCGTCCACCGTTTCCGCCAGCGTGGGATCGCCCGCCGTGATATAGGCAATGAACCCCTTGCGGCGCGTTTTCTTCAACTGTTCCAAGCACTGGTCGATTCGCGTTTTCATTTCACCCGGTTCAATTCGTAGATGCGACCGATGCCATACAAGGTCAAATCCCTGTCGATCTTCATGGCCAGCCCGGCGCCGCGCATGATACGCGATGCGTATCCTCCTGTAGCGCAATAGGTAACATTCTTCCACCCCAGCCGGCCGGCCAGTTCTTTCTCAATTTCACGGACCAGGCCGCGGTAGCCCCAGATGGCGCCCAGACGCATGGCTTCCTCGGTGCTCTTCCCGACATCGTGCACTCCCCTGCCCCACTCGATCCGCGGCAGCAACGCGGTCTTCTCCGCCAGGTAGCTGAACATCAGCGGGAGGCCGGGCGCGATGATGCCTCCGATGTATTTCCTGTCCGGCGAAACGATATCAAAGGTGACGGCCGTCCCGAAGTCCACGACGATGACCGGCGCGCCATACCGCGCCACGGCGGCGCACGCGTTGCACAGCCGATCCGGCCCGATGGTCGCCGGGCGTGGGTACTCGATGCCGACGCCCAGGTTCAGCCGGTGCCCGACCTCCAGCCAGCCCGCCGCAGGCCACAAGCGTTTCGCGGCCTTGCGCCACGCTCCGACGGCCGCCGGCACGACGGAGGCCAGCCCCACCCCGTGCGGCGCCTGCGGGCCCGCGAGGCGTTTCAGGCGTCGTTCCAGGCCGTCCGCCGCCCGATCCGGGGTCGGCATGCGATCCATCCGGATGATCCGGCCGGCCCGGTAGACCCCGAGCGTCGTGCTGGTATTACCGATGTCGATGACGATCACGGGCTTTTTCACGGAAGGAAGTAAAGCAGACCGGGCGCCTCGCGCGCAAGCGCGCTTCCTACAGAGCCTTGATGAACCGGCCGGGCGTTTTGGCATCGGCCCTGAATCCGTTTCGGATGAGGTACTTCTGATGGACCGGATTTCCGCTCTCGACGGCGAAGCGCTTGATGCCCCTCTCCTTGAAATACATCCGCTTGATCCCGTACACGAAATCGCCGGTCTTGAAATCGCGGTACTCGGGCACGACGTAATCGGCGACCACCCGGGCCTCCTCGCCGTCCTGTTCCATGCTGAAAAACCCGACCGGCAGCATGTTCCGGAACAGCAGGTACGTCTCCGCGCCCGCCAGCGCCTCGATCGGCGTGCCCGGGAAGAACGCCTGTATGTCGTTCTCGTGATACAGGAAGAATTTCCGGAAGTACCCGGCCCCGATCTCGGACAGCGGCGCGAGATCGAAGTAATCCCGCAGCCGGCCCATCTGCCAGAGGAACCAGGCGTCGATCCCGACGATCACCGCGTTGATCCCGAAGACCGGCCAAGCGCGGATCATCAGACCATACAGCGAGAACAGGACCGAGCCGGCCAGGTTGATCCAGCGCAGCTTGACCAGCGACCGCATCAGCAGGGAGACCAGGATGATCACCGAGCCGGCGTAGCCTATGAGTTCCGCAAGCGACATGCCGGTACTCTACGCCATTCCGGGCCGAAAGAAAGCGAGGGGATATGGCGCCCTGCCGCCTTGCGCGGCAGGAGCCCGACGTCCGGCTCCGGCGACGCGGGCGCCCTCTCCTGCGGCTTTCGGTTTTTTTTACAGGTCCAGCGCCGCGGTCAGCACCAGGTTGCGGCCGGGCTCGTTCACGCCGGAGCCGTGAATCCGGTAGTCCTCGTCGAA
It contains:
- the rpe gene encoding ribulose-phosphate 3-epimerase, whose protein sequence is MKRRPIQIMPSLLAADMGRLAEACRLAESAGADGLHVDIMDSHFVPNLSMGPDVVRAARRVTKLPLSVHLMMTRPGELADAFLDAGANTLLVHVEARCDPAPLLRRIRERGARAGLTLNPETPAEAALPYRDLADEILCMTVHPGFGGQAFLDEVLPKIRRLRETLPGLALSVDGGLNDETTARCAAAGADIFLVGSSLYTAEGDMVDRIHSMRAAIQAALAREG
- the lepB gene encoding signal peptidase I, which gives rise to MNLFQYRRYRQWVHHLVQESRHVIHVRGDLLESGQIEELRRRTEDLKQAWKRREPEAVEEAAETLSEYILRLNPPRRFAKVTEYVEIITVALAVAMGFRTYFIQPFKIPTGSMQPTLYGITVSQQFAPNWYDRFPLNLVPLALFGERYTEVRAKVSGQVGNEFANEEEHLVFYIQNVPHPVRKGLTLAFKPGELVAKGQVLASGRVRLGDHIFVNKIRYNFSRPRRGDITVFSTDGIRYPNIRPNSFYIKRMAGLPAETVGIEPPHLLVNGQKITEPYPFFRLLNDRDKGYVGYTLAREQAAVPVYLGSAGETRTLGEGEYLMLGDNTEHSYDGRYFGPVHKEDLVGPAFMVYWPFSKRWGRTR
- the truA gene encoding tRNA pseudouridine(38-40) synthase TruA; its protein translation is MKEDLQRYKMLLGYDGTDCFGWQAQPAHRTVQGELERALKELTGETVRIHSSGRTDRGVHAREQVAHFDLEKPVVLRKLLLGFNALLGEDIRVFSIRKTAPDFHARYDAAGKEYRYFIWNGPVLPPWLRRYRAQVRPPLDVRAMARAAALLVGRHDFAAFSANPNREIDGTVRHLRELKVRRRGRELVLVARGDGFLYKMVRSLAGFLIRVGSGELPPEAARTILDTKTRTARVPTAAPEGLFLWKVTYASSRPS
- the lepA gene encoding translation elongation factor 4, which encodes MSELALIRNFCIIAHIDHGKSTLADRMLELTGTIEKRQFRDQVLDDMDLERERGITIKAHPVTMNYRARDGQTYCFNLIDTPGHVDFSYEVSRSLSACEGALLVVDVTQGVEAQTVAHTLLAAEHGIPIIPVLNKIDMPNADVAAVAHQIEEVLAIPMADSFQVSAKTGQGVAEVLEAIVQRIPPPVEKDEIHTRALIFDSEYDAFRGGVIYVRMFDGALSPGNRIRLMSIARDYEVKEVGIFTPKPVVRPALEPGEVGYLMANIKNASDIQIGDTITRADRPAPTALPGFKEFHPMVFTGLYPVQSDDYEKLRASIEKFSLNDSAFVHQAETSAALGFGFRCGFLGLLHMEVVQERLRREYDVDIIATYPSVIYRVYLTDGTMAEVDNPAHLPELTKIERIEEPMIKAFILCHNEHIGEMMQLIMDRRGEVTKTESLDTRRVMLTCSVPLNEILIDFYDRLKSASRGYASMDYEHAGYRESDLVKLDILVHGEVVEAFAAIVHRSKAEYRGRQICKSLREQIPPHMFSIAIQAAINKKIIARETVRAFRKDVTAKCYGGDVTRKRKLLERQKEGKKKLKQIGQVSIPQEAFISVLKTSD
- the ruvX gene encoding Holliday junction resolvase RuvX; translation: MPRVLGLDHGDKRIGVAVSDPMEMIASPVVILDAGQGGGLPEIERICREKEIGRIVVGLPLNMNGTAGPQAEKVREFVKQLQARLPAIPVTTWDERLSSRAGERVLIEAGTSRKRRREVLDKMAAQIMLQGYLDAHGPQERL
- a CDS encoding mannose-1-phosphate guanylyltransferase, with the protein product MKDHYYAVILAGGRGERFWPLSTEKRPKQFLALAGDKTLLAQAVDRLEGLIPPERILVITNKDLVGAAREACPVLPAENLIGEPVGRDTAAAVALGGALVQARNPMGVFCVLTADHVIGDLDIFRRTLAAALARAESEEVLLTIGIQPAGPSTAYGYIEAGEAAGESGGIGFMAARRFVEKPDLETATRYCAEGRFYWNSGMFIWSADVLERAFRKHRPALADLMARIRKTPGPKLAAALETEYAALDRISIDYALMEKADNILMARGRFAWDDVGSWTAVAAYLKRDGADNAVRGELEAVDSRDNVVVSDGRLTALVGVRDLIVVHAEGVTLVCSKDRAQDVKKLVAQMKQAGRYGKVL
- a CDS encoding type III pantothenate kinase, yielding MIVIDIGNTSTTLGVYRAGRIIRMDRMPTPDRAADGLERRLKRLAGPQAPHGVGLASVVPAAVGAWRKAAKRLWPAAGWLEVGHRLNLGVGIEYPRPATIGPDRLCNACAAVARYGAPVIVVDFGTAVTFDIVSPDRKYIGGIIAPGLPLMFSYLAEKTALLPRIEWGRGVHDVGKSTEEAMRLGAIWGYRGLVREIEKELAGRLGWKNVTYCATGGYASRIMRGAGLAMKIDRDLTLYGIGRIYELNRVK
- the trpA gene encoding tryptophan synthase subunit alpha, giving the protein MKTRIDQCLEQLKKTRRKGFIAYITAGDPTLAETVDAVVQLAGAGADIVELGVPFSDPLADGRVNQDAATRALAAGATWSGLLKCIEQIRRKSQIPLILYSYLNPLIARGFERTARQAAKAGADGFLIVDLPAEEMKPYSRILRRVGLNNICLVTPTSPTARIRKIVGLASGFVYCVSREGVTGMQKQLAPSALGLIRRTRRWTRLPVAMGFGISTPEQARAAACEADAVVVGSAIVNRFAAAPRTAAGRKAAARWTGRLARAVKEV